One window from the genome of Cervus elaphus chromosome 8, mCerEla1.1, whole genome shotgun sequence encodes:
- the LOC122698700 gene encoding C-X-C chemokine receptor type 2 isoform X1: MAETKYASNMEAFSWDNYSDEDFGNYSYNTDLPSILPDSSPCRPESLDINKHAVVVIYALVFLLSLLGNSLVMLVILYSRVGRSVTDVYLLNLAMADLLFAMTLPIWAASKAKGWIFGTPLCKVVSLLKEVNFYSGILLLACISMDRYLAIVHATRTLTQKRHWVKFICLGIWALSVILALPIFIFRRTIHPPYSSAVCYEDLGANTTKWRMVMRVLPQTFGFLLPLLVMLFCYGLTLRTLFSAQMGQKHRAMRVIFAVVLVFLLCWLPYNLVLVMDTLMRLQVIPETCQRRNDIGRALDATEILGFLHSCLNPLIYVFIGQKFRHGLLKIMAIHGLISKEFLAKDGRPSFVGSSSGNTSTTL; encoded by the exons ATG GCTGAAACAAAATATGCTTCAAATATGGAAGCATTTAGCTGGGATAATTACAGCGATGAAGATTTTGGCAATTACAGTTACAATACTGACCTGCCCTCTATTCTACCAGACTCTTCCCCATGTCGACCAGAATCTCTGGATATCAATAAGCATGCTGTGGTCGTCATCTATGCCCTGGTCTTCCTGCTAAGCCTCCTGGGAAACTCCCTGGTGATGCTGGTCATCTTATACAGCCGGGTCGGTCGCTCTGTCACTGATGTCTACCTGCTGAACCTGGCCATGGCTGACCTGCTCTTCGCCATGACCTTGCCTATCTGGGCCGCCTCCAAGGCAAAGGGCTGGATCTTCGGCACACCCCTGTGCAAGGTGGTCTCACTCCTGAAGGAAGTCAACTTCTACAGTGGTATTCTACTGCTGGCCTGCATCAGCATGGACCGCTACCTGGCCATTGTCCATGCCACACGCACGCTGACCCAGAAGCGCCACTGGGTCAAGTTCATATGTTTAGGCATCTGGGCCCTATCTGTGATCCTGGCCCTGCCCATCTTCATCTTCCGCAGGACCATCCACCCACCCTATTCCAGTGCAGTCTGCTACGAGGACCTGGGTGCCAATACAACGAAATGGCGGATGGTGATGAGGGTCCTGCCCCAGACCTTTGGCTTCCTCCTGCCCCTGCTGGTCATGCTGTTCTGCTACGGACTCACCCTGCGCACGCTGTTTTCAGCCCAGATGGGGCAGAAGCACCGGGCCATGCGGGTCATCTTTGCGGTCGTGCTCGTCTTCCTGCTCTGCTGGCTGCCCTACAACCTGGTCCTGGTCATGGACACCCTCATGAGGCTCCAGGTGATCCCCGAGACCTGTCAGCGCCGCAATGACATTGGCCGGGCCCTGGACGCCACCGAGATCCTGGGCTTCCTGCACAGCTGCCTCAATCCTCTCATCTACGTCTTCATTGGCCAGAAGTTTCGCCATGGACTCCTCAAGATCATGGCCATCCATGGCCTGATCAGCAAGGAGTTCTTGGCCAAGGACGGCAGGCCTTCCTTTGTTGGCTCTTCTTCAGGGAACACGTCTACTACCCTCTGA
- the LOC122698700 gene encoding C-X-C chemokine receptor type 2 isoform X2 translates to MLVILYSRVGRSVTDVYLLNLAMADLLFAMTLPIWAASKAKGWIFGTPLCKVVSLLKEVNFYSGILLLACISMDRYLAIVHATRTLTQKRHWVKFICLGIWALSVILALPIFIFRRTIHPPYSSAVCYEDLGANTTKWRMVMRVLPQTFGFLLPLLVMLFCYGLTLRTLFSAQMGQKHRAMRVIFAVVLVFLLCWLPYNLVLVMDTLMRLQVIPETCQRRNDIGRALDATEILGFLHSCLNPLIYVFIGQKFRHGLLKIMAIHGLISKEFLAKDGRPSFVGSSSGNTSTTL, encoded by the coding sequence ATGCTGGTCATCTTATACAGCCGGGTCGGTCGCTCTGTCACTGATGTCTACCTGCTGAACCTGGCCATGGCTGACCTGCTCTTCGCCATGACCTTGCCTATCTGGGCCGCCTCCAAGGCAAAGGGCTGGATCTTCGGCACACCCCTGTGCAAGGTGGTCTCACTCCTGAAGGAAGTCAACTTCTACAGTGGTATTCTACTGCTGGCCTGCATCAGCATGGACCGCTACCTGGCCATTGTCCATGCCACACGCACGCTGACCCAGAAGCGCCACTGGGTCAAGTTCATATGTTTAGGCATCTGGGCCCTATCTGTGATCCTGGCCCTGCCCATCTTCATCTTCCGCAGGACCATCCACCCACCCTATTCCAGTGCAGTCTGCTACGAGGACCTGGGTGCCAATACAACGAAATGGCGGATGGTGATGAGGGTCCTGCCCCAGACCTTTGGCTTCCTCCTGCCCCTGCTGGTCATGCTGTTCTGCTACGGACTCACCCTGCGCACGCTGTTTTCAGCCCAGATGGGGCAGAAGCACCGGGCCATGCGGGTCATCTTTGCGGTCGTGCTCGTCTTCCTGCTCTGCTGGCTGCCCTACAACCTGGTCCTGGTCATGGACACCCTCATGAGGCTCCAGGTGATCCCCGAGACCTGTCAGCGCCGCAATGACATTGGCCGGGCCCTGGACGCCACCGAGATCCTGGGCTTCCTGCACAGCTGCCTCAATCCTCTCATCTACGTCTTCATTGGCCAGAAGTTTCGCCATGGACTCCTCAAGATCATGGCCATCCATGGCCTGATCAGCAAGGAGTTCTTGGCCAAGGACGGCAGGCCTTCCTTTGTTGGCTCTTCTTCAGGGAACACGTCTACTACCCTCTGA